Below is a genomic region from Henckelia pumila isolate YLH828 chromosome 3, ASM3356847v2, whole genome shotgun sequence.
TTTGGCTTTGTTATGCATTGCACACAGGGTGAGCATGAGAGGATAGAATAAACCCAGAAAACTAACATTTCATGAAATTGTAACATAGCACATCCTCGAGAATTCGATGCCCACGATGTGTGTCTTTGTATGACTTTTAGTCGCTTATAGGCTAATCAGTGTTCAATAAATTCAGCTGAGTCCAACCAATAATGTACATCGCAAACCACATAACAATACTAGCACAATGCATAGTTATTAGCCCCGCAAGGTATATCTAGATATGCAGGGGCGGAGGCACATAGCCTCTAAGTGGGGCCCTGgccccccccaaaaaaaaaaattagtatatatatatatatatatatatatatatatatatataatattggttttgtttgatattttttttaataaattttaatgggTTGTGccccattttttttaatatataataaattggcttctcaaataaaataaagtaatttattttaagtggcgatcaaactctttttttttatgggatatttgatttattttttctatttgaCTCTTTCGAGTGGACGACCAACACAGTAACACACAACACTCAATTAAGATTTAAGGTCGTTTTGCTTTAAGAAAAGATATAAGGGCATTTCGTAAATGATTTCAggtttttttgtgtatttttttttcatatcgtgtattttaaatcatttttttctcaaaaaattaggttttggtttcttGAAAGCatatatttcttaattcttctatttatttttttcttattttaaatctttgttTCATTTAATTATGGGACAACACATTCGATATTAATGttagaaatattaaaatttattgtaaaaaaaatgaaattagcATTGTTAATTTTTgcgtttttgattatttttgtttgaCTATTTCTATATGTTGAATAATTGGTCGAAAATATTTGTGGATAACAACGTATTTTTACTATATTCATGAATCATAATCTAATCTAATTGATATAGATAGAATAAATAGTATTAAATAAACTAGCAGAAAATTGAATGCAATGAATCTCGTTTTATCTACTAAGTTTTATCCAAAAAACTTTGCAGAACATGAGatgctgcaattaaaaatccaaTTTGAGCATTTTGATCATGTTCGACAACTTCCTTATATTAGAACTCACTCGaaacttatttaattatttagatCTTGAGAGTGGTTTGAGCTTACTCCCCCtctcttgttttttttgttttttttaatttctaataatatctctattttttttaaaaaaatcaaaaatctaTTATGTTTACGCTTTCAGTTCTTCTTCGTTGGCCCACCCTCTTGCGTGATCCTGACTCCGGCCCTTTAGATATGCATTGTGACACCATTTTTTAGATTATCAATGTCTGCTCTAAATTCTAAGTGTCAACGGTTGGGATATGAAAAACTAATAGAATTGAAGAGCAAAATTATTCTGAAAAAATCTAATAAATGTCAAAGCATGACGTTTTTTAAATATGTATTGATATTTACTTAAAGACTTGACTTGTTTTTTGGTGGTTTATTATAATTTTCAGGAACATGATTTGGATCAAGTGAACGGAGACTTGCAATATTTTGAAGGTTGGATTTGGTTGTTGTAACAGAAGAAGGAAGTTATAATACATTGTATGGTTTTTGTAAGCAATAAAATGCTCAAACATTGATTTGTAAACAGATGGAAATGCTTCCGCCAATGAAAAGTGTTTTGTAACAatttctcaaaaaatttaatCCGTATATATATACTTTCGTTTCTCAAATATTTTAGCTTCCGCGCACCCATCAACTAGAAGTCTAGATCTAGAACCttgatgtaattttttttttcaaaaaaaaatgtaacaaaaatttatgtgaggTTGCACTTGGATTAATGTATTTCAAATGAAttgatttcaaatatttttaattgcatttttgttgtttatGAAATAAGtccataaaatttaaatttgccACTTATATGCTTATATGGTATTTTATGTTAATCATGATAGATTTCAAGTCCTCACAATAAACGTGTTATTTAaaattcattatattttatatgattgaTATATACAAAATTAAAGTGTGGACTcaagattatttgatttattacttttttgtaaacaataaaaattattgaaatctaagGATTTGTAATTCATTGTTCTAAAAGGCGGCGTTAGGACCACTAGGTGGTGCCTAGGCTCTAGACAGTTGTTCACTGTCTCGATTTTTAGACAGTTCATGTCTCTCGGTGCTGTTTCATTAATCGACCCCTAGACCGCCTAATTGCCGCTTAGGAGCCTCAAAATCCACTCAGATGCCCGTCtagatttatatataatatgtttttgtttttaaaattttaaacttttaaaaacgATCATTTGACGGATTTTTCAATCAATTGTATCAGATGAAGATGATCAATATGCGATGaattttgagtttgaattcGACAAACTAAAAACATTGTAGAAATATTCAGATGAAGAAGAGGAATTAGAATTTTGGGCTAAAAAAAACCATCTATGAAGAATTAGATATTTAGGATAAAACCATATAGGAGAATTAGAcatttaggaaaaaaaaaaagaattagaCATTTAGTAATCCATATTACATAGTTCCAAACGAGAGATTTGTAGCAAATaggattttaatttattgcaattttaattttaaatttcaaaagaGGAGTGGGGTTATTTATGCTCCAATCTTTATTATATCACAACCGAGCCCATTCTATATTCCACTAAGTTCAGCCCtattttggtaaaaaaaaattataaatttttatgggccgAATAACTTTTCTTACATTAAATTATATTCCACTTAAGATCAGCCCATTTTTGGCACAGAAAATTGGGCCCAAAGCCCATTTTAACGGCAAGCTCAGCCGTCAGATCTTCTATAATAACCCCCGCCCGCTGAGATCAAAACCCTAATCTCTATCGAGAGTTGGCATTGCCGCGCAGCTGAACTGATCCTCGGATCTTCACCGTTCTCTCTGCATACTCGAAAATGGCGACTCAAATGAGCAAAAAGAGAAAGGTTCGTCGTGCGAAATGATAGTTGCATATTTGAGTTTGTTTCTGTGTAATAATTGATTGATTTTGATCGAATGGATGTCACCAGTTTGTGGCTGATGGAGTTTTCTTTGCGGAGCTCAACGAGGTCTTGATGCGTGAGCTGGCGGAGGATGGGTACTCTGGAGTGGAAGTTAGGGTCACTCCCATGAGGACTGAGATCATAATCCGTGCAACTCGCACTCAGAATGTTCTTGGTGATTATATTTCTGTGcaattttttcttgttttcttcaaTGATTGTTGGGTTGTTTAAAAGTTTTGTTTTTTATTCAAGTATGTGCTGATTTGGCTAGGAATTTATTGGTTCTTTACGTAATAGGCGAGAAGGGAAGGCGGATTAGGGAGCTGACCTCTGTGGTACAGAAGAGGTTCAAGTTCCCTGAGAACAGTGTGGAGTTGTATGCTGAGAAGGTTAATAACAGGGGGCTGTGCGCCATTGCTCAAGCCGAGTCTCTTCGATACAAGCTCCTTGGTGGCCTTGCTGTCAGGCGGTAACGAAACAATTTCATTCTTCTTAAATCTTTTCTCGGGGAAATTGTCTTTATCTGTGGTTTAGATTGATGACTTTAAAAACTTTGATCTGCGTTGCCCCTGTTAGGCTGTTGTAGGCTTGCAGTTGCTGAATGTTTATATGCTATTTCTATGAATGATCTGATTTAAAAGCCTTAAAGAGAATGTTGTCATAGCTTCAATCACATGTGGATAAATAATATTGTATCTTTTGTAGATTCGATAGTTTCGAATTGTTTGTATTTGTCAACTCTTGTTATTAATGTTAATATGTCATCCATAAAGCGAGTTGGTGATTCAACACCAATTTGTGTCGGAAGATGACTAGATTCATTGTCTTCCTCCATGGCATCATACCCCTGAAGTGATCTGGTCTTCATGCTGTTGCCATGGAGAAGAAACATGAAAATAGGTTAATCAACCTGGTTGTCCTTTCCTAATCCTTAATTTGGTAACAATCACAGTTTTCTTATCAATTTGTTGCCTGGTTACCAAAAGTATATTAATTTTACCAAGTTAATGTTAGCAATGATGATGTTCTTGCCTATATGTTGAACTGTTGCCATCCTTTTGAGCATTTCTTGTAGCACAAACTTTGGTGATTTCAGttgttaataattaataaactcaGAGTGCATTGATTAATGTCATAAATGAAGACTAACATGTCGTTTGCATTATAATATACCTGTGTTGACTGTTGATTCAAAACCTGTTATCTTTAGCTTTACGATCTTTTTCTTACCATTTTTTATTACTACTAAGATGTAGTAATTAATAGGTGTCTAAATTCTAATGCTTTTTCTTACTAATGTCATCCATAAAGCAAATTGTCGTTTTAACGCCTCTTTGTGTCGGACGATGACTAGATATACTGTCTTCATCCTTGTGAACCTACTCGTTATCTGTAATGGCGTTCATTTGGCAACCATGAAGAAGACACGTGATAAATCATTTACCCAATTGTATCATTGCGTATTTACTTTCTTTCAATCCATTCTTGGAGACATTAGTATATCAAAATTCTAATGGTTGTACTTGTgagtacaaatttatgtggaACGGGATGAATGCTTATTTTTGTGATAGTCAGAGAAGACGAAAATTGATAACCTGATTTCACATGTTTTGCattccaatttacatttaatTGTTTTACCATCCGAAGTCAAATGTCATATTACTTCAAGCAATAATTCTATTGTAAAATAGGTTGAAGTTGTCTTTTGCTTTCTTTCCTCAGGGCATGCTACGGTGTCTTAAGATTTGTGATGGAGAGTGGTGCCAAGGGTTGTGAGGTATGCTAATTAATCACTTTTTTGGgccttatgtttttgttttctcATTGCTCACAGCTGTCTTTGATGTTTTCGGTTTTGTACCTCAGGTAATCGTGAGTGGAAAATTGAGGGCTCAGCGTGCTAAATCCATGAAATTTAAGGATGGCTACATGATTTCTTCTGGACAACCGGTTAAAGAATACATCGATTCTGCTGTTAGACATGTGCTTCTCAGACAGGTTTTTCAAGATGGATATAAAATACTTTGCCACCATCGTCAGATACCATATTGTAGTGTTTGAACAGCCCCCATTAACTTCCCTCTTTATTAATTTTGTTCAGGGTGTACTTGGTATCAAGGTCAAGATCATGCTCGACTGGGATCCCAAAGGGAAACAGGGGCCTACTACTCCTCTACCGGATCTTGTCACAATCCATCCTCCCAAAGAAGAAGAATTCATAAGGCCGCCCATCCAAGCAACTGAAGTTGATGTGCAAGTTTAGAGAATCAACAACTCTTTAAGTTATGTTATATATGTCAGATGTCTGTTTTCCCCTACATTTCTCGAGTGCATCAGCAATATTTTGACAGGGTAAAACTGCAGGAATGTGTTGGACTAATTTTCATCCATAACCTCAAACTTTGTTTGGTTTAGTTAATGAATTTTTTCCTTtagtgattgatttttaatgatTGTCTGGTTTCGTTTAATTCAACATGTTTTTCAAAGTGGAGTTGAACATAATTTGAAATGTGCTTAAAATTCATGTGCAATAATGGACCACTGAATTCATCCTTTTGTTATTTTTGCATCATTGCTAAATTATACTACTTTGGTGATTGCACAAAAAAGTATTTTAAATAATTCCAAGCTCCTAGTTAATAAGATGTTTTAAAATATAGGAAAcacttcaaatatatttttttagaaacgcCATCTCATTGTCCTTATTGTTATTGTGTGATTTTTTGATCGTTAATGTAATTATTGTAATTATTCTCATTATTAACGACATTCTAcaattgattattattattattattattaggcagtttatatatatatatatatatatatatatatatatatatatgcagctTTCATTGTTAATTCACCATTAATTTAAGggtaattttctcaaaaatccccaaatgcaaacatgttttgctttggggtccctaatcataaaatgtggtacaaaataatacaagatgtggtacaaaataatacaagatgtggtacaaaatcatacaagatgtggtacaaattaacaaaaattgtggtacaaaaaagtggctaggaagtgcagagcaaaacatgtttgcattggagatttttgagcaatttgcacttaATTTAAATAGATTATCTAAATTTCTTACTCATGTTTTCAATAGTTAATTATTTTcctgtattatatatatatatatctatatatatatatatacttattattattattattattattattattattattattattatttattttatctataaatatatgagtttgatTTGTGAGCTTACAATtttacaattttatttatttgtggcTCATAAGGTTGTTTATGTCATTTTTTGTACTAACTTAATAGGATCATTAATAGTATATTtaatttcatcaaatttaataACATTGTAGTTTGAGTGTTTTGTGTAAAATGATATTCCTAGGAAAAATAATGAGAGCtaatttttttactattttttttattatttgatgtatAGTAGAAGAGTTACTGATTGATGCATGATAATTTGGATATGTGTgtttgtatttaattatttcggtAAATGTCTATAAATTATTATGACTGCTGCTCACTTTATTTTGAAATGAATGTATTTTTTGTTGCAGTTTCATCATccttaatataaatatattttcttttatgTTCATGCCTcgatttttatttcaatatgaaGGATATAAATACGTCAACATTTTTCGATATGGCTTCTAGATTTTTCTGTTTCTTaaattttacatataatttttGGCTAATAGACACAAGTagaataaatagattaaaaaaattataaactcccaaaagaaaaagagagagagagagggagggAGAGAGAGAGATCCATAAGTACCCTTAAAAATATGTCGGTAAATGTCAATTTTTTATAATGTATTTTCAATGAAACTGAGTGTTTTTCGAATGAAATTGGATATTGAGAGCAGGTGGATTTTAAGTGAgcttttataaatttttctgatGTCTATTTGCACTACAATTTTATTAGTgtgatatatttttaattttattgatagaaaaagaaataaatgagaagttttaaaagataaatttttttttctacttttgaatttaatgtatgataaaattgatttttataataaatatgaattatagGGAAGAAAAGATTTAcatatgatattttgatttttttccccCTAAAACACATATTGTATTTTTATCTTTGAAATATGAGTTTTATttcacatatttatttaattcatatcatttgagaatttttatttcacatGAAATTAATATTCATCAATATAAATTTACAAAAGAATCATAATTACCCTTATTGGGTAGAGAAATAAAAATGTAGCGCTTAAGCTATCATATGGTTTAAAAGACTTAAGCTGCATCATTACCATTGCCTATTGTTGTTGGTAAAAAGTTAAGTGTTCGGTCTTATAATTGATATTAGAGTCAATGTTATGAGTTTGATTCTCATTGATTACAATTAGTGCAATTATTAGGTGAGAGATTGTTGGATGCAATAATTGTATTCGTTGGATAGACTAATCGAAACATAGCACTTGAGTTGTTGTgcagtttaaaatatttgaattgtatGAAGCTCACATATTTATGGTATGTATGGATAAATCTTGGTGACATCATCTTCATGCTCCACATCTGCTGTAatgcccggaattatttaattttaatccgagaatatttaatttgggaatatttggagttttgatttaaattctaatattcttaaattgattaggattgaaattgaatgaattgaaaatgtgaggactgaattgcatttattgaagacttgaggggccaaagtgcaaataatgGAAACTTGGTGGACACTTGGTATGCAAAATAGGTATTCACGTGTGTATGACCATATTTCCATCAGAAACATTAGAGAAGGAACCGAGAGAAAAGAGCAAGAAACTCCAAGCTTCTTCTTCATCTTTACATTGCTATATCTTGAGTTTCGGgtatccgaattcgattccgaaaagagtTCTGGACTCCTTGAaagaagaccttcgatttgatgtaagttttcttttagtTCCTTATGATTTGAGAAGTCGAAAATGATAGAGATCAGATGTGATGAggaattgatgttgttgagtATGTATTCGTTGTTCTATCGAGTTCGGGTTGAAGGATGGCTATCGATGTTATTCTTATAGTTCCAGATGATTATTTGAaagtatacctgctgatatattGAAGAATTATTGCTGGTTTTGATGAATATAAGATGTAGATGATTGTTATATTTGATATAGTTGAGTTTCGGAGTGCCGAataataccgatatgccgtcgaacttttgatttgaagttgttttgttATCTTATACTTGAGCTGCCATTGACATGAATTaaaactgatgtttccttggtAAATATGttgtgatttcagttcataaacAGGGGACGTCAACTCGAGAATTCCGACTttgaaaccgatagaagaaagaacaCGATTTGTAgcctttttgccttgaagttgggttgaactTAAGTGCAGATTTTTGATAGAGGTGTGGTTATTTTGTCgttcagatttggatagctttGAAGACACCTTGAAACCTCGCattcgaaaggtaaaagtgaactaggattcgattgggattataactcgagatggtttgtatcgagttccttaaatcacatacttatgtgcttatttgcttttatatgcttttatatgaatggttgaatgagttttgattttaatgaatgctattttgttgatatatgatgcattcatcttgtaagacttgttctttgattttgaaatgaacggaaacgttcgattagacgatttgaaggattatatatgtatggcctgggtggttgacttagcctagcatctgatttacatatataatagcttcaaagtctagagaagcaagataagtagccccacctcgatcgggagagtcggtggttagttatgatatct
It encodes:
- the LOC140888134 gene encoding small ribosomal subunit protein uS3y, which codes for MATQMSKKRKFVADGVFFAELNEVLMRELAEDGYSGVEVRVTPMRTEIIIRATRTQNVLGEKGRRIRELTSVVQKRFKFPENSVELYAEKVNNRGLCAIAQAESLRYKLLGGLAVRRACYGVLRFVMESGAKGCEVIVSGKLRAQRAKSMKFKDGYMISSGQPVKEYIDSAVRHVLLRQGVLGIKVKIMLDWDPKGKQGPTTPLPDLVTIHPPKEEEFIRPPIQATEVDVQV